CGACCGTTTCTACACCCCGGCCACAGCGGAAGCCCTTTTCAACCCGGCCCGTTATGGCTTGTATTACGGGGGGGCCTTTCAGAGTGGACACACCGCAAGCTACGGCGAGTGGGATTTCATCTGACGCAACCATTCCGCACTCAGCCACGCATCGGGGTCCAGGGAGCTGGCTCCCTGGCAGGTCCAGGACAGAGTCCTGGTGGGGTTCGGGGCAAAGCCCTGACAAAGGCTTTCATATCCAAGCTTTTCTTGAAAGGGTGCTGAATAGTTGCCATGCTACAAGCCCAAGACTTCCTTGGCCAAGGGTATGGTCAGCGGTCGTTTTTGCAGCAGGGAAGCATGATCCAGGGCAGCGATCGCCTGCATGAAATCAGGCACCCGGCGCGGCAGACGGTTGACCAGAAACCTGACCAGATCCTGACCGATCCTGACTTGGCGTTCCAGGGCCATTTGGGCCAGGATGGCCGCTAAATCTTCTTCATCCGGAGGTTGCAACAGCAACACCGGTCCCCACATCAACCGCGAACGCAAATCTTCACGCACGTCAGCCAGGTTGCCGGGTTGCTCACGACCGGCAAACAACAGGCGCACCCCGGCTGCCCGCATGCCGTTGTAGAGGTAGAGAACGGCCTCCTGCAAAGAGGCCGAAGTGTTCAGGCGGTCCATGGCATCCACCGCCACCAGGCGGCACCCCTCGAAGCGGGACAAAAAACCCGCCAGCATGGCCTCGCTCACCTCCTCCGAACCTTGCTGTTCCACCTCCTCTTTCCGGTCGCTTCTCCCCCCTTCCAAATGGTGATCCAGACCCGCAAGATCCAGGTAAAGTGCCGCATGCGGGCCATATTGGTCCCTGACTTGCCGAACGGTGGCCTGGAGCAGATGGGTCTTGCCGGTTCCGGCCTCGCCACACAGGGTCAGGCCCGCGAATGGGGGAACGTGGGATATCTCTCCCGCTTCGCCAAAACTGCGCACCGCCTCGACCGCCATACGATTCCCCCTGCCAACGACCAGATTGGCAAACGTCAAAACCGGATCCAAAGGCAGATCCAGAAGCAACTGTTGTGGCTGATCGTCGTGGAGATTCATGGCAACAACTCCGGATTTTCCACATGAACCAACTTGCGGGTCCAGGCCAACACATAAACCAGGCCGGAAATGCTCGTGGTCGCGGTCGTCAACCAGACAAACGGCTCCACAAGCCAAGCCAACACCCCATAAACCCCGGAGAACAACACCAAAAGAACCATCAGAATCTGTACCACGGTGTTGACCTTGCTGATCCAAAGGGGCTGCATGCGCAGGGTTCCGGTCATCAACTGAAAGACCACCGCGCCGACCAGAATGATCACGTCCCGGGTCACGACAGTCAGCGTCAGCATGAGCGGCATCTGACCCAGATAGGTGAGGGTGATAAAAGCGGATACCAACAGCAATTTGTCCGCCAAGGGATCCAGGTACCCTCCCAATTCGGTGACCATGTCAAACCGTTTCGCGATCAACCCATCCACGGCATCCGTGGCCCCGGCCATGGCAAACAACCAGGCTGCAACTTTCCCATGCCCGTTCAGCACCAACCAGACAAAGACAGGCACCGCGAAAATGCGCAGGAAAGACAACGCATTCGGCAGATTCATGGCATGTGGACCGTCAGCTCGTTCCGGGTTCGTTCCGGGCGACTGCCCATACCCGTCAGTGATTCCAAAAGCTTATCATCCTGGCCCTGAAAATCCAGAATCAGCAGAACATCACGGGCCGTCATCGCCGCTGTCCGCATGGCCGCCACCCCGGGAACTTTTGCCAATTTCTTGACAAACTCCGCATATCCGGCCAGTTGCCGGTCATGGATGACACGCAATGGCACTGCGTGGTTCAACTCCGGCTTCACGGCATGGCCCTGCCCCCAGTTATCCAGGATCATTTCGACAAACTTTGTCGCCAGGGGTCCATCCAGGCAGTTCTGCAACCCGTGGCCATCGGCGGGGCCACACCCCTTGCGGGCTCGTAGGCGAATACGGCGCAACTCGCCCGTGATATCGCTCTCCACCAAGGTCGCGATCGCCGAGGGTAGAGAACCGGACGCTGCTTCCTGCGGACTCTCCATGCCATACCATGCGGTCCAGATCCGCTGTGTCCCATACCGGCTCTCGGCCCAGCTCCACAAGGCCGGATCCCTCTCGGTGACCCGCTTCAGGGCCAGATTGGTGATATCCTCGATATCCCCCATGGGTTCCAACACCGTGACGCCGTAACGCGCCGCCGCAGCCTGCACAGCTTTGGCAAAGGATTGTCCCGGATCGGCAAGCCGCTCCTCCCCGGAGCCCTCGACCTGGGCCATCAGGAACAGTGTCGGGGGATAAGTGTTTTCATTGTAGGTAAACCCGACCGCATCAAACACCTTGCGCACGGCGTCCCGGGAAAAGGTCACATCCAGAACCATATGCAACCGGGTGTTGACCCCTTCCACCACCCGTTTTTCCGCCTGGACGACCACCCGTTCGATCAAGGTGTCCAATCCGGTCTTGAGTTCCCGCAACCTGTCGGCGTGGCGCGACCGATCTTCGCTGGTCAGCATGCGCGCCTGGAGGGAGTGCCAAGCCTGCTCTTTGGCCATGGCCATGCCCGTCGCCTGGGGATCCCGGCCCTTTTCATCCGTCGGGGGGAGAACCACCTCCACCCCCTTGACCAGATAAACGCTCTCCGCCAGAGCCAATGCCGGCCATGACACACACAAAAACCAGACGATCGATATCCATCCGGCCCGTCGAAAAAATTGGATCATGTTTCATACCATCCTGAAACTTACGTCGGAGATAACGAAGGACGTTTCGGAAAGCCATGGCGATATAGTAACCTCCACGGAGACCATGTAAAAGGCAGAAAGGAACTTGTCGACCATGAGCAAGCCCAGCATCCCCCCCCCCCCCCCCCCCCCCCCCTGCACCGCGTCCCGGCTTGACCTATCGTGACGCCGGGGTCGATATCGACGCCGGCAACCGTCTGGTCGATATGATCCGTGGGGCAGTGGGAACGACGCGACGCGCCGAGGTTTGTTCCGATCTCGGCGGTTATGGCGCCCTGTTCCGCCCACAATGGGGCCGATTTCAGGATCCTCTGCTGGTCTCCACCACCGACGGCGTCGGCACCAAATTGAAGCTGGCGTTTCTCATGGAACGTCACGATACGGTGGGCATCGATTTGGTGGCCATGTCGGTCAACGATCTGGTCGTACAAGGTGCGGAACCCCTGTTTTTTCTGGACTACTTCGCCACCGGTCGTTTGGACCCGGCCCTCGCCGCCACCGTGATCGGCGGCATCGCGGAGGGGTGCCGCCAGGCCGGATGCGCACTGGTGGGCGGTGAAACCGCCGAGATGCCCGATTTTTATGCCCCGGGAGAGTATGACCTGGCCGGCTTTGCCGTGGGTATCGTCGATCGGCAACGACTCATCAATGGACAACGTATCGTGCCGGGAGATGTCGTCGTCGGCCTGGCCTCATCCGGGCCACACGCCAACGGCTACTCCCTGATTCGCCGGATCATCCTGCCGCCCCATGGCCCCGGCCTGGATGCCCCCTTTGCCGGTGGAACCCTGGGTGAGACCCTGCTCACCCCGACCCGAATATATATTCGCTCACTCCTGGAACTTTGTGGACAGATCGAGGTCAGAGGTCTTGTCCATGTCACCGGCGGGGGGTTCTGGGACAACATTCCCCGCATTCTTCCCGCAACCGTCCAAGTCGAGATTTCTTTGCAAAATTGGCCCATGCCTCCCGTTTTTCGTCTTCTTCAGGATCTGGGACAGGTCTCCCGGGATGAGATGCTCCGCACCTTCAATTGCGGCATCGGCATGATCGCCGTTTTGGCTCCAGAGGATGTCGACCTGGCCCTCGCCCACCTGCAACGGTCTGGCGAGCAGGCCTGGGTCATTGGCCGGGTTACAGCGCGCGGCGATGGGCCCGATCAGGTCTGCATCCATGGCTGACCCCTCCTTTCGTTATGGCGTTCTCATATCCGGGGGCGGCTCCAATCTCCAGGCCCTCATCGATCGTAGCGCCGATGGCTATATCCCGGGTCGGATTGCTGTTGTCATCAGCAACGAGCCCAGGGCTTTGGGCGTGCAGCGCGCCGTCAGTGCGGGCATCGCCACCCGGGTCATCGATCATCGGGAGTTCCCTGACAGGGCCGCTTTTGAAAAGGCCATGGCCGACACCCTGGATGCCGCTCAGGTCGAATTGGTTTGCCTTGCCGGGTTCATGCGGGTGCTGACACCCTGGTTTGTGCGCCGCTATCAGGGTCGTCTGCTCAACATCCACCCTGCCCTGCTCCCGGCTTTTCCGGGTCTGCATGTGCAGGAAAAAGCCCTGACCTCCGGTGTGCGTTTCTCCGGAGCCACGGTCCATTTTGTCACGGAAGAGATAGATACCGGACCGATCGTCGCCCAGGCCGTGGTGCCCATTCTTCCCGGCGATGATGTTCCCACCCTCGCAAGCCGCATTCTTCGTCAGGAACATCGCCTATACCCTCTGGCTGTGCGCCTCTTCGCTCAAAAACGCCTGCTTTTGCACGGACGCCAGGTTGTCGTTGCCGACCATGCCGTCGATCCCGACGCAGCCCTGATCAACCCCCCCCTCGAACCCATCGCTTGACCTACCCCACCACCTGGATTCCACCCTATGGCAAGTATCGATGAAAAATTTTTGACGGCCAAACAATCCGCTGACCTGCTCGGGGTAACCTTGCCCACCATCCACGACTGGGTCAAAAGGGGAACCCTGCGCGCCTGGCGAACTCAAGGGGGACACAGACGCATCGCACAAAGTTCGATCGATGCCATCCTGCGGCAGCGTGAGCGCGAGCTCCAAGGGTTGCAAAAGGAAACCACCCTGGAGTTGCTCGTGGTGGAGGATGACCCGATCATGGTCACCTTCTACCAATCCATGCTCGGTTCCTGGAACTTCCCGATTTCACTCGTTGCGTGTTCCAATGGTTTTGAGGCGCTCATCTCCATCGGGCAAAAAAAGCCGGACGCCATCATTGCCGACCTGGCCATGCCGCATATGAATGGCTTTGAGATGATCCGCACCCTGCGGGAACGCAAGGATTTGCATGGGGTACTCATCATCGTCGTCACAGCCCTGGGCAACGACGACATCGCCCACCACGGTGGTCTGCTGGATAAAATCCTGGTCTTCAAAAAACCCCCACCCCTGCAACAATTGGAAGCGCTGTTGCGTGCCAAAGCCGACTCTTTACAAGTTGCCACCCCCTCAAACACTCCGTAATGCCGGGGCAACAGTTCCGGAGTTTTATTTGCAAGGGGTTCTTCCGCTGCAAACTCCAGAAAACCGCCAAGGTTAACATGTTTCGCGATGAGAACCAGCGTGTCACCAAAACAGGGTCCGTCAACAACGAAAACTGGCTGCACGATCCTCCTGGTGGACGACATGCGGGAAAACCACCTTTTGATGAAAGCCATCCTGCAAAAAACGCCCCACACCTTGTTCACGTCCAACAGCGGTCGACAGGCCCTCGACATCTTCCTCTCCACACATGTTGACCTGATCTTCATGGACATCATCATGCCGGATCTGGACGGGTACCGTTCAGCCTACATGATGCGTGGCATCGAAAACTCGGAGGGACGCCGCCGCACACCCATCGTTGCCCTGACCAGTGGGGATATCCCGAGAATCCAGGAAAAATCGCTCGCCGCCGGATATGATCTCGTCATCGCCAAACCGATAAAAAAAGAGCTGATATTCCACCTGATCGACCATTTCCACACCAATGGCGCCCCACCCAGTGGCGCCCCACATGAACATCCGGATTCAGCGGCACATGATCCGACCTTTGCAACACTCCAGCACCCTGTTCCGGAAAAGGAACCTCTGCCGGAACTCCCTTTGCGGGAGAGGATTTTTTGCAGCGCACATATTCCAGACCCGGGACATGCCATCGACCGGCATAAGCTTGCCACTCTCCAACGAGACCTTCGGGAACATGTCAAACCGCTCTTGGAGTCCTATGTAACATCCCTGCCGGTGAGCCTGCAAACGATTACCCGGGCGTGGCACCGGGCAGATTTCAAATCTCTTGCCCTCGTGGTCCATAACCTCAAAGGCTCAGCCTCCCTCATCGGGGCTGATCGATTGTTGAACCTCGCCGCCGACATGGAAAAAGTCGTCCACCTGGCCATCAAAAACTCTTCCGGAAATTCTGCCGAAAACGTGGATCTCCTGGAATTGTTGCTGCACGAAGGGGAGCGGGTGTTGCAAGAGATCCGGGAGTTCCTGTCCAAACCGACAAATCCCGTGGTCGCCTCGCGTTCAAAATAACCCGGTGTTGCATTCACCATAAAGTTGCGCTAGCTTTAGATTTCCCGTCACTATTCAGCACCCGGCATCGCAGACGTTTTCCCTTTCTTCCAAGCTCGAAAAAGGAACCTGAAGGCATGTCACTCGATTTGGCGCTCGCGCGCAAGAACATGGTGCAATCCCAGGTGGTCCCCCATATGGTGACCGATCCTGCTCTGCTTGCCGTCCTGCACACCCTCCCCAGGGAGCGGTTTCTGGATGCACCCTACCAACCGTTTGCCTATTCGGATTATCCGATCCCCCTCGGACCATCCGGGCGCATCTCCCTGCTTCCCATCCAGTTTGCCAAAATGATTCAGGCTCTGGCCTGCAACAAGGGAGAAAAGGTGTTGGTGGTCGGCGCGGGCACCGGCTACGAAGCCTCCCTTCTGGCAGGGATGGGCCTGCAAGTATTTGCTCTCGAATCCGATCCCGATCTGGCAGCTCAGGGGCAGAAAGCCACGACGGGGACATCCATCACCTGGAAAATCCGGGATCTCAAGGAGGGGTGTCCCGAGGATGCCCCCTTCGATGGCATCCTCTTCTGTGGGGCGGTTTCGGAAATCCCGGCCCCCTGCCGCCGACAGTTGGCGCACAGCGGCAACCTGGTGGCCATCGTTGGCCGCGCCCACAACCCGGTCATGCCCGTTAAGCGAATCTCTGGCAGCGGGGGTCCGGAAGAGACCCTCTTTGAAACCGTCGCCTCGCCTTTGCCAGGATTGGACCTTCCCGAACCGTTTGAGATTTGAGCCCGGGTGCGGTCGACGACCACCACGCAAGCCTTGATCAGGGCTTCGCCCCGAACCCCACCAGGACGCTGTCCTGGACCTGCCAGGGAGCCAGCCCCCTTGACCCCGATGCGTGGCCGGGCGCTTCATAGCTGCCATCGTTCTTCGGTAGCGCTGGCCGGGCACCTCTATTTTTTGGTCGCCGGGGCACTCGGTACGGTGGGGGACGTCCCGACGGGCTCCTTGGCCCCTGCGGTGGGGGGCGTCCCGACGGGTGCGGTGGATGCTGCGGGTACGGCGGGGGGTGTCCCGACGGGTGCGGTGGATGCGGCAGGTACGGCGGGGGGCGTCCCGACAGGCTCTTTGACCCCTGCGGTGGGGGGCGTCCCGACGGGTGCGGTGAGGGGCATCCCGACGGGCTCCTTGACCCCTTCGGCCTCTTCCATTTGCAGGGAGTTTTTCAGATCCTGCACGCACTGGGTCATATATTTTGCGTTTTCCGCAACCGGCACGGCATTCTCCTTGGCCAACTCCTGGCAGGCCTTGACCAACTCATCATCCGTTGGAAGATCCAGACTGGTGGCCGCAACCGCCGGCGCGACGCCCAGAAGGAGCGCCATCCCCAGGATAACAAGTACCCTGAAACAAATGGCCACGGTCATGACTCGCAGGGGCGCGTCCATGCTGATACCCTCGGGTTCAATGCGGTTTCTGGGGCGCGGTGGTCTGGGAAGTCGCATCCACCGGCGCTGCTGTTTTGGATCGGGTCGTCTCCGAGGCTGCCTTGTCTGGCGCAACCCCGACCTTTCCGGATCCAGAGGAGCTTGGTATCACCTTGATGGGCACGGTCACCACCGTGTCTCGCCCAGTCGCGCCAGAGACCACCCGGGCAGGCGCAACGACCGCCGCTCCTGGCCCCGATGCTCCAGGAACAGCTTTGCCAGGTGAGCCACCCGGCAATGCCAGACCGGGAACCTTGTCGTGCGTGATGATGCCCACCGGCTTGGCTCCGGACAAATCATCGTCCATATAAGGCGCACCGGCCTGCTCGGACGGATCAGCCTTTAAATCCTGCATGCATCGGGCCATGTAGGCGTTCAACTCAACCTTCGCAATATGATCATCTTCGGCAAATTTTTCGCAGGACATCCGTATGTCCATGTCGGACTCCGCATTGCCGGAAACCGGGGGAGATGACGGCGGCGCGGCGGGAGGTTGGGCCCAAGCTGTCCCCGTCGCCAGAGCCCCGAAAAACAACGTCGCCAAAATTTTTGCACGCATGCAGAAAGCTCCATGGGGAGAAACAATCTCTACCGGACAGACCCGGGATCCCGGAACAATAAATAGAGCCTGCAATCCTGTCAAGACAGCAGAAGCAACTCTTCCCGTTGCAAGGCCAGGATTCGATCCCGGTAGATGGCGGCTTGTTCAAACTCCATACTGGCGGAGGCTTCGCGCATGCGCGTTTCCA
This window of the Magnetococcales bacterium genome carries:
- a CDS encoding protein-L-isoaspartate O-methyltransferase, which encodes MSLDLALARKNMVQSQVVPHMVTDPALLAVLHTLPRERFLDAPYQPFAYSDYPIPLGPSGRISLLPIQFAKMIQALACNKGEKVLVVGAGTGYEASLLAGMGLQVFALESDPDLAAQGQKATTGTSITWKIRDLKEGCPEDAPFDGILFCGAVSEIPAPCRRQLAHSGNLVAIVGRAHNPVMPVKRISGSGGPEETLFETVASPLPGLDLPEPFEI
- a CDS encoding phosphoribosylglycinamide formyltransferase; protein product: MADPSFRYGVLISGGGSNLQALIDRSADGYIPGRIAVVISNEPRALGVQRAVSAGIATRVIDHREFPDRAAFEKAMADTLDAAQVELVCLAGFMRVLTPWFVRRYQGRLLNIHPALLPAFPGLHVQEKALTSGVRFSGATVHFVTEEIDTGPIVAQAVVPILPGDDVPTLASRILRQEHRLYPLAVRLFAQKRLLLHGRQVVVADHAVDPDAALINPPLEPIA
- a CDS encoding CDP-alcohol phosphatidyltransferase family protein gives rise to the protein MNLPNALSFLRIFAVPVFVWLVLNGHGKVAAWLFAMAGATDAVDGLIAKRFDMVTELGGYLDPLADKLLLVSAFITLTYLGQMPLMLTLTVVTRDVIILVGAVVFQLMTGTLRMQPLWISKVNTVVQILMVLLVLFSGVYGVLAWLVEPFVWLTTATTSISGLVYVLAWTRKLVHVENPELLP
- a CDS encoding phosphoribosylformylglycinamidine cyclo-ligase, whose translation is MTYRDAGVDIDAGNRLVDMIRGAVGTTRRAEVCSDLGGYGALFRPQWGRFQDPLLVSTTDGVGTKLKLAFLMERHDTVGIDLVAMSVNDLVVQGAEPLFFLDYFATGRLDPALAATVIGGIAEGCRQAGCALVGGETAEMPDFYAPGEYDLAGFAVGIVDRQRLINGQRIVPGDVVVGLASSGPHANGYSLIRRIILPPHGPGLDAPFAGGTLGETLLTPTRIYIRSLLELCGQIEVRGLVHVTGGGFWDNIPRILPATVQVEISLQNWPMPPVFRLLQDLGQVSRDEMLRTFNCGIGMIAVLAPEDVDLALAHLQRSGEQAWVIGRVTARGDGPDQVCIHG
- a CDS encoding response regulator, whose protein sequence is MASIDEKFLTAKQSADLLGVTLPTIHDWVKRGTLRAWRTQGGHRRIAQSSIDAILRQRERELQGLQKETTLELLVVEDDPIMVTFYQSMLGSWNFPISLVACSNGFEALISIGQKKPDAIIADLAMPHMNGFEMIRTLRERKDLHGVLIIVVTALGNDDIAHHGGLLDKILVFKKPPPLQQLEALLRAKADSLQVATPSNTP
- a CDS encoding DUF2066 domain-containing protein; the encoded protein is MIQFFRRAGWISIVWFLCVSWPALALAESVYLVKGVEVVLPPTDEKGRDPQATGMAMAKEQAWHSLQARMLTSEDRSRHADRLRELKTGLDTLIERVVVQAEKRVVEGVNTRLHMVLDVTFSRDAVRKVFDAVGFTYNENTYPPTLFLMAQVEGSGEERLADPGQSFAKAVQAAAARYGVTVLEPMGDIEDITNLALKRVTERDPALWSWAESRYGTQRIWTAWYGMESPQEAASGSLPSAIATLVESDITGELRRIRLRARKGCGPADGHGLQNCLDGPLATKFVEMILDNWGQGHAVKPELNHAVPLRVIHDRQLAGYAEFVKKLAKVPGVAAMRTAAMTARDVLLILDFQGQDDKLLESLTGMGSRPERTRNELTVHMP
- a CDS encoding response regulator; protein product: MRENHLLMKAILQKTPHTLFTSNSGRQALDIFLSTHVDLIFMDIIMPDLDGYRSAYMMRGIENSEGRRRTPIVALTSGDIPRIQEKSLAAGYDLVIAKPIKKELIFHLIDHFHTNGAPPSGAPHEHPDSAAHDPTFATLQHPVPEKEPLPELPLRERIFCSAHIPDPGHAIDRHKLATLQRDLREHVKPLLESYVTSLPVSLQTITRAWHRADFKSLALVVHNLKGSASLIGADRLLNLAADMEKVVHLAIKNSSGNSAENVDLLELLLHEGERVLQEIREFLSKPTNPVVASRSK